The DNA sequence GACCTCGTGCACGTAGCGCACCGCCTCGTCGGGATCGGTGAAGCTGGAGAAGAAGCCGGTCGGCACCTTGGCGCGCCGCATCAGCTCCTTGGCGAACGTCTTGCTGCCCTCGAGCTGCGCCGCCGCCCGCGTCGGCCCGAACCCGCGCACGCCGGCGTCGCGCAGCGCGTCGATGACGCCCAGGGTCAGCGGCAGCTCGGGCCCGGGGACGACGAGGTCGACCTGGTGCTCGCGCGCGAAGGCGACGATGCCCGGCAGATCGGTGACATCGATCGCCACCGGCTCGGCCAGCTCGTCGATGCCGGCATTGCCCGGCGCGCACCAGATGCGGTCCACCAACGGCGACTGCCGCAGCTTCCACACCAGCGCGTGCTCGCGCCCGCCGCCGCCGAGAACCAGAATCTTCATACCATCCCTGCACACGGAGAAACGGACAGCGGCGCCGGCTCCCTCCGCTGCCTCGCTGCGCCGCGCGACATCCCGTTCAATGCCTGAAGTGCCGCACGCCGGTGAAGACCATCGCCACGCCGAGCCGGTCGGCGGCGGCGATGACCTCGTCGTCGCGGACGCTGCCGCCCGGCTGCACGATCGCCGTCGCGCCGGCCGCCGCGGCCTCCTCGATGCCGTCGGGGAACGGGAAGAACGCGTCGCTGGCGAGCACCGAGCCCTGCAGCGAGATGCCGACCCGCCCGGCCTTGGCGCGCGCCGCGTGCACCGGGTCGACGCGCGAGGTCGCGCCACCCCCCAACGCCAACGTCCGGTCCTTCTGCACGAAGGCGATGGCGTTCGACTTCACGTGCTTCACCACCTTGAGGCCGAAGCGCAGCCCCGCCAGCTCGTCGGCGGTCGGGGCGCGGCGGGTCTTCACCGCCGCCGTCGCCACGTCCTCCATCGCGCGGTCGGTGTCCTGCACCAGCAGGCCGCCGACGACGCTGCGCGTCTCGCGCACCGACGCGTCCATCGCCCGCGGATTCCAGGTCATCAGGCGCCGGTTCTTCTTCTTCCTGAGGAATTCGAGCGCGTCGGGCGCGAACGACGGCGCGATCAGCACCTCGGTGAAGATCTCGTCGACGATCGCGCTGAGCTCGAGCGTCCACTCCTGGTTGGCGATCAGGATGCCGCCGAAGGGCGACTCGGGATCGGTGGCGTACGCCGCCTGGTACGCCGCCGCAACGGTGGCGCCGCTGGCGACGCCGCACGGCGTGTTGTGCTTGAGGATGGCGACGGTCGGCGGCGCGTCGAGGAACTCGCGCATCAGCCACAGCGCCGCGTTGGTGTCCATGATGTTGTTGTACGACAGCTCCTTGCCGTGGAGCTGCTGGACGACGGCGAAGAAGTCGCCGTACAGCGCCGCCTTCTGGTGCGGGTTCTCGCCGTAGCGCAGGTCCTGCGCCTTGCGCAGCGCGAGGTGGATGGTCTCGCCGAACGGCGCCTCCGGGGTCGCGTCGCGGGCGCCGAGCCAGTCGGCGATGGCGCCGTCGTAGCGCGCCGTGGTCTGGAAGGCGCGCCGCGCCAGGCGGGCGCGCGTCGCGTCCGAGAGCGCGCCGCCGGCGGCGCGCAACTCCTCGAGCACCGGCCCGTAGTCGGCGGGATCGGTGACGACCCCGACGTCGTGGTGGTTCTTCGCCGCCGAGCGGATCATCGACGGGCCGCCGATGTCGATGTTCTCGATCGCCTCCTCGAGCGTGCAGCCGGGCTTCGCGACCGTCGCTTCGAACGGATAGAGATTCACCACCACGAGGTCGATCGGGCGGATGCCGTTCTCGGCCATCTGCTGGCGGTGCGACGGGTCGTCGCGGCGCGCGAGCAGGCCGCCGTGGATCTTGGGGTGCAGCGTCTTCACCCGCCCGTCGAGGATCTCGGGCGAGCCGGTGAAGGCGCTC is a window from the bacterium genome containing:
- the purH gene encoding bifunctional phosphoribosylaminoimidazolecarboxamide formyltransferase/IMP cyclohydrolase; translated protein: MGRIERALVSVSDKTGLLDFAKGLHALGVEILSTGGTAKALADAGIPVVQVSAFTGSPEILDGRVKTLHPKIHGGLLARRDDPSHRQQMAENGIRPIDLVVVNLYPFEATVAKPGCTLEEAIENIDIGGPSMIRSAAKNHHDVGVVTDPADYGPVLEELRAAGGALSDATRARLARRAFQTTARYDGAIADWLGARDATPEAPFGETIHLALRKAQDLRYGENPHQKAALYGDFFAVVQQLHGKELSYNNIMDTNAALWLMREFLDAPPTVAILKHNTPCGVASGATVAAAYQAAYATDPESPFGGILIANQEWTLELSAIVDEIFTEVLIAPSFAPDALEFLRKKKNRRLMTWNPRAMDASVRETRSVVGGLLVQDTDRAMEDVATAAVKTRRAPTADELAGLRFGLKVVKHVKSNAIAFVQKDRTLALGGGATSRVDPVHAARAKAGRVGISLQGSVLASDAFFPFPDGIEEAAAAGATAIVQPGGSVRDDEVIAAADRLGVAMVFTGVRHFRH